In the genome of Moorena sp. SIOASIH, the window GAATTACCCATGCTGCCTCTGAATTTGGTAGATAAGCCCGCACTACCCAACTAACGTTACCATCCTGCTCACATTTATGAGAACCAAGCACTTCAAAGGGGTCATGATGTTGGTTTCCTACTATCTGGTCAATTTGTTCGGGAGTAATTCTTGAAGACATTAAGGGTATACAGGTCTGGGAGTATTACCGTTAGAAGGGAAGGATTGTCCGGAACAAATCGCTCAGTTGCAGCAGAAAAATCAATTCTCGAATCTTGGGGTCAAGGCCAGGGGTGGTTGAGCGTTGTGCTATGGCATCTTGCAGTTGGGCGTATTCAGCGGCACTCATTGGCTTGCCATCAAGAGGCGATCGCGCTTCAATAATAATCTCAGTTCTCAACACCTCTTCCGGTACATCCTCCGGAGGTGGTAAACACCAAGCTGGTCTAGCTAGAAGTATAGCGATAGTTAATTCTAGGCCAATTCCTAACAATTTCAACAATTTAGCCATCACCAAAACGATTGAGTCGTTAAATTGAGTCGTTAATCAAATCCTATCTCAACCTATTCACGACTGGGTGTGGCGTCTGGATTTATAAGCTTGGCTTTGTGATTTATTTACAGGAATTTCGTTACCATGATTTCGTTACAGGGATTTCCATTGATGGGATTGGCCTATGGCAACGCTACGGGATTAGCCTATGGCAACGCTACGGGAACGCACGCTTTGCCCGTTTGTTTCCTTTTTTGCTCTAACCTTAAGGTTATGGCTAGGGTTATCGGTGCGCTCAGGTTTTTTTTCTGATTTTTACTAATTACTTCTAGGATATCACAAATCCCCGTCTGTCCCTAACTAAGGATTCCTCCTGAATCTGAGCTGATGCTAAGATAGGTGCGTTCTAACATCATCTTTCTAGCCTTACTTTGAGTAAAACTGCTACCAAGTTAATCCTGTTCAGCAGCACTTCTTGAGTTAGCTGACCAGCCTAAGACCTCTGAAGCTGACGGGGTGACAAACAGCCTTGAAAGCCTTACAGGGTGACCGGGTGTGGGGTGAAGGGTGTAGGCGAAGATCAGGAGCTGGCTAGGTGGCGACGGGACGGTTGAATCAGGTTCCGGACCGATTGTTATCCCACCGACTCACTCCAAATTCCCTGTCAGCCATGCAAAGCGCGAGTGGGGGAAACCACGGCAGTCGCTGGGGGAACGGCAGTCGCTCATGGGGGAAACCACGGCAGTCGCTCATGGGGGAGACCCCCAAGACCGCGCTGCCTCCCCAAGACCGCGCTGCCTCCCCAAGACCGCACTGCCTCCCCAAGACCGCGCTGCATCGCTTTTATTTTCCCCACCCCCTACCCCCCACACCCCACACCCTGTTTAGTTTAATGCCTTGTTGTCACCCCCTGAGCCTCTGAAGTCTAGGTTACTGGTAAGGGTTAAGGTTCCTAGCTTAGGGTCAAATATACACTTCTTTGCTCTAGAACTAGGTCTTTAAACGGGGAGTAATCTACCGCCAGTAACTTTAGCACGGGCATTGGTTACATCTTGCTTCAACGGCAAAGGATAGGCATTGTCAGGGGCTCAAACCCCGAAAGAGTTAAGAACTGCACCTGTTCTGGTTCGCCATCAGAAAGTCAGTCAGTAGTCTCGGCCACCAGATTGTTTTCCTGCCCTGATTAAAAGTTACCGGTTTGCCATAGGTGTTTCCAATAACTAAGGAGTTTTTTATGAATGCTGTTCCTCGCTCTGCTCGCACTCAAAGAAATCGGTCTCAGCAATCATTGGCTATTTCAAAAGATCAACGTTCTAGAATAGCACGACCACCAACACATACTATGATGTCACCGAAAAACCCTAACCCAAAGGTTGAAAACCTGAGTGTTTTGCAGCAGCAAACACCAATTTTGTTGAAAGCCTTACTATTTTTAAAACTTGGCTCAGATATAGTAACATTTGCACTAATTGCTACTGCGGTCACAGTTTATTCCTGGACAGTTTACAGCCAGCAACAATGGACCCAAGAGTATCGTAAACTAGAGGAGCTGCAAAGAGATGAGCGCAATATGACAGCAACAACGGAAGTAATCAAAGATCAACTCGCTCAACAGGCTGAAAATCCAGCTACAGGGCTGGTTACTCCCAAACCAAGTAATACAATTTTTCTCAAACGAGCTCCTGAACGTCCTCAGCCTCAGCCATTTACCGCCTTCACCAAACCTCCTGAGCCAAAACCCAAGAAAATCACACCCCTGGGTTACTAGTTTTTTGCCTAGGGATAGGGTGAATGGGGGTAGGGAAAAATCTGTTTAAAAATCTATTTAGGTATATTTAGTCAAGTATATCTGTTTATGTATATTTAGTTAGGTGTATTTAGTTAGGTATATTTAGTTAAGTATGTCTGTTTAAGTATATTTATTTAAATATATTTATTTAAGTGTGTCTGTTTAGGTATATTTAGTTAGGTATATTTGTTAAAGATGATAGTCAGGTGAAACAGTATGAAGCCCGGTAAGTCACTGGGAAACAACCGTCTGAGACTGCTAATGATATGGGTAATAATGATGGCAGGCGGCAGTGGGCTGTTGCTAAATTTATACCGTTTGCAAGTTTCAGAGGCATCGTCCCTAGAGGAAAAAGCACGACGGCAGCAAATGGTCTATATGCGGCCCTTCATACCTCGCCGTCCTATTGTTGACCGCAAAGGCAATGTTTTAGCCATCGACAGACCTGTCTATACATTATATGCTCACCCGAAGTTGTTCAAAAAATCCTTACAGGAAATTGCTGCTTTGCTGGCTCCGATGATCAAAAAAACACCAACAGATTTGGAGGAGCTGTTCGGTAAACGCAAAAGTGGTATTCGCTTGGGCAATACGATCTCAGAAGCGATCGCAGACCAAATTGCTCGGTTGAACTTAGATGGTTTAGAGTTGATTCGACAATACTCCCGCTTTTATCCCCAAAATGAATTGGCATCGGATGTGGTGGGCTATGTAAACATTTTCGATCATCGGGGTCAAGCGGGTCTAGAATACACCCAAGAAAAGTTCCTAGAACGGGAGGTAAGAAACATCCGACTGAGCCGTGCTGGGAATGGAGCCTTGATGCCAGGTCATGTGCCAGAAGGATTCATGCACCTTGATGACCTGCGGCTACAGCTAACTATCGATACTCGCCTGCAACGAGCAGCTCGCTCTGCCCTCAAGCAAACCATCAAGAAGTTTAATGCAGAGCGTGGCAGTATCATAGTGATGAATGTACACGATGGTTCCTTGTTAGCCCTAGTTTGTGAGCCAACCTACAACCCCAATCAGTACTCGAAATTCGATGTGAGTTTGTTTAAAAATTGGGCACTGTCAGACTTGTATGAGCCTGGTTCGACATTCAAACCCCTAAATGTTGCGATCGCATTAGAAACTGCTACCATTACAGCCCAAAGCTTGTTCAACGACACTGGTAAGATTCAAATTGGCGAATGGCCGATTCTCAACCATGACTATAAATCAGTAGGTGCTCGGGGCATGATCAATCCCAGCAAGATTTTGCAACATTCCAGCAATGTGGGCATGGTGCGGATGATCAGAAAGATGAGACCTGAGGTTTACTATGACTGGTTAGAGAAGCTAGGCTTAAAGCAAAAAGTGGGAATTGAGTTACCAGCTGAGACCGCTGGACAGCTCAAAAGTAAGTACAAGTTTAAAGTTTCCCCAATTGAACCAGCTACGGCTTCCTTTGGTCAAGGCTTTTCCTTAACCCCAATTCAACTAACTCAGATGCAAGGTGCCCTTGCCAATGGCGGTAAGCTAGTGACTCCCCATGTGGTTCGGGGACTATTTGACACCAAAGGGAATCCCCACTGGCAACCACGCCGTCCTGCACCGAGACGAGTATTTTCCCCCAACACTACTCGGACAGTGCTGGAAATGATGGAAACTGTAGTAACTGATGGTTCTGGAAAGGCCTCCCGCATTCCTGGTTATCGGATTGCTGGTAAAACCGGTACAGCTCAGAAAGCCAGTCCTACTGGCGGCTATTACAGCGATGCCAAGATAACCAGCTTTGTGGGAATTTTGCCCGTAGAATCTCCCCGCTATGTAATCTTAGCAGTAGTCGATGAACCCCAAGGCATTGCCTTTGGTTCTACCGTAGCTGCACCATTAGTCAAATCAGTTATAGAAGCACTGATTGCCATTGAGCGGATTCCACCATCCTCACAAAATTTCCGGCAGTAGGGAAACTTTGTTTTCAAATCACTAGAGTTCAAGCTCTAGTTTGACTTGTCCGCACCTGGGCTAATAACTGATCAGTGTTAGTTGCTGCTGGTTTACAACTCAGGCCCTGACAAACTAAACCAATAACAGAATCTGGCAGATGGGTATCTAATTGATAAACACTGACGGGGAAATACTCACAGATGAGGGAGGTAAGTTGCTCAGCACCAGCGCGAATCAGAGTGCAATTGCGGTACCAATCTAAAGCAGTAAACATACTGGGACAGGATTGAGGGGATGTGTTGAGCACGCTACTAAATGCTTTCAAGGCTTGCTCTGCTCGGTCAAGGTATTGGAGATTTTCAGTGAGTAAAGCCAGACGTACTAGGTTTGCGATCGCTACCCCATTGGCAGATGGTGTCGCATTATCCGTATAACTGCGCTCGTGTACTAACAGTTGATCACTAGCGTCACTGGCAGCATTATAGTAACCACCATTATCCACACTCCACAGCAATTGATCAAACTCTTCCTGAACCTTAACCGCTTTCTCTAGCCAACTGGCGGGTGACAGGTTGGTCGGTTGCAGGTTTGAACCTTGGCCTATTGGCCAAGGTTGTTCTACTGACAAACTTGCCTGATGTAAATCCAGTAGAGCTTTGATAAACAAGGCATAATCCTCAGACTGAGCCAGCACTGCCGGTTGACCATCATAGTTTAGTCGGTGTAATCGTCCTGCTACCCATTGATTGTTGAGGATGAATTGAGCAGCAACTGTTGCTAGTTGCCAATAGTCCGGTTCATGGAACACACTATAGCCTCGCGCTAGACCAGAAATCATTAAGCTATTCCAGGCAACAATCATTTTGGTGTCCGTTACTGGTGGAATTCTACCGAGCCAGTTCCGGGTTTTGGCCTCTTGATTGCTCTTGGCTGGTGGAAAGGTTTCCAGAAGATCCGGTTTGGCACCATAACGTGCTTCAAACAGTTTAGCCAAAGCAGCTTCAGTGTTCTGGGAAAACTGATCTGGGTAACGGCGCTGCAACACATTCTTGCCTTCAAAGTTGCCCTCTTTGGAGATAGTAAATTCCTCCTCAATTGCAGTCAACTCCGATGGGGTGAGCAGTTGTTCTAGTTCTGAATAACTCCAGACATAAAACGCCCCTTCTTCAGGTTCAGTGTCTGCTGGGGTCGCGAAATTATCTGCATCTTGAGCAGCATAAAAGAAACCTTCTTCAGCAGTCATTTCCCGCTTGAGCCATTGAACTGTTCCTGCGATCGCTCGTTTAAAGGCGGCTTCCTGAATCCCTGAACTCCACAAATCTACCAAGTACTCCATAATCTGCCCATTGTCATAGAGCATTTTTTCAAAGTGGGGTACTGTCCAA includes:
- a CDS encoding penicillin-binding protein 2, which gives rise to MIWVIMMAGGSGLLLNLYRLQVSEASSLEEKARRQQMVYMRPFIPRRPIVDRKGNVLAIDRPVYTLYAHPKLFKKSLQEIAALLAPMIKKTPTDLEELFGKRKSGIRLGNTISEAIADQIARLNLDGLELIRQYSRFYPQNELASDVVGYVNIFDHRGQAGLEYTQEKFLEREVRNIRLSRAGNGALMPGHVPEGFMHLDDLRLQLTIDTRLQRAARSALKQTIKKFNAERGSIIVMNVHDGSLLALVCEPTYNPNQYSKFDVSLFKNWALSDLYEPGSTFKPLNVAIALETATITAQSLFNDTGKIQIGEWPILNHDYKSVGARGMINPSKILQHSSNVGMVRMIRKMRPEVYYDWLEKLGLKQKVGIELPAETAGQLKSKYKFKVSPIEPATASFGQGFSLTPIQLTQMQGALANGGKLVTPHVVRGLFDTKGNPHWQPRRPAPRRVFSPNTTRTVLEMMETVVTDGSGKASRIPGYRIAGKTGTAQKASPTGGYYSDAKITSFVGILPVESPRYVILAVVDEPQGIAFGSTVAAPLVKSVIEALIAIERIPPSSQNFRQ
- a CDS encoding thioredoxin domain-containing protein, with translation MTNRLAQSQSLYLRKHAENPIDWWPWCEEALLTATKQDRPIFLSIGYSSCHWCTVMEGEAFSNQAIAKYMNANFLPIKLDREERPDIDSIYMLALQMMTGQGGWPLNIFLTPDDLVPFYGGTYFPVEPRYGRPGFLQLLQSIRRFYDLEKGKLNSFKEDILGYLQHAAVLPESEQLGDDLLFLGGQVSVGVVNALNPGPRFPMIPYGSMALRVTRFDWASEYNPEQACAKRGLDLAQGGIYDHVAGGFHRYTVDPTWTVPHFEKMLYDNGQIMEYLVDLWSSGIQEAAFKRAIAGTVQWLKREMTAEEGFFYAAQDADNFATPADTEPEEGAFYVWSYSELEQLLTPSELTAIEEEFTISKEGNFEGKNVLQRRYPDQFSQNTEAALAKLFEARYGAKPDLLETFPPAKSNQEAKTRNWLGRIPPVTDTKMIVAWNSLMISGLARGYSVFHEPDYWQLATVAAQFILNNQWVAGRLHRLNYDGQPAVLAQSEDYALFIKALLDLHQASLSVEQPWPIGQGSNLQPTNLSPASWLEKAVKVQEEFDQLLWSVDNGGYYNAASDASDQLLVHERSYTDNATPSANGVAIANLVRLALLTENLQYLDRAEQALKAFSSVLNTSPQSCPSMFTALDWYRNCTLIRAGAEQLTSLICEYFPVSVYQLDTHLPDSVIGLVCQGLSCKPAATNTDQLLAQVRTSQTRA